One stretch of Pandoraea oxalativorans DNA includes these proteins:
- a CDS encoding 2-aminoethylphosphonate aminotransferase: MLLLNPGPVTLTERVRKSLLQPDLCHREPEFFDLQDEARARLTAVYGLDPAVWTPVLMTGSGTAAVESMTAGLVPEGGRLLIVENGVYGERISQIARQYRIDHDVIHFEWMQAPDLAQIVAKLDAAGERPYTNVAIIHHETTTGRLNDLTGLSRVCRERGIDLLVDGVSSFAAEAIDFNDSAIVAVAATANKCVHGVPGVSFVLVRKAALAKAFARTYYLDIARLAKLQAERNTPFTPSVQAYYALVEALRELEEAGGWEKRHAHYGALAEQARAGLAALGIDSVLPPGESSVVLRAYKLPAGVDYPRLHDWLKADGFVIYAGQGGLSKELFRISTMGNLTAADIDRLLASFARLVK, translated from the coding sequence ATGCTGTTACTGAATCCGGGCCCCGTTACCCTGACCGAGCGTGTTCGCAAAAGCCTGCTGCAACCCGATCTGTGCCACCGCGAGCCCGAATTCTTCGACTTGCAGGACGAAGCCCGCGCGCGTCTGACGGCCGTCTACGGCCTCGACCCCGCCGTGTGGACACCGGTGCTGATGACCGGTTCGGGCACGGCCGCCGTCGAGAGCATGACCGCTGGCCTCGTGCCGGAGGGCGGCCGCCTGCTGATCGTCGAGAACGGCGTGTACGGCGAGCGCATCTCGCAGATCGCCAGGCAATATCGCATCGATCACGACGTCATCCATTTCGAATGGATGCAGGCGCCGGACCTGGCGCAGATCGTCGCCAAGCTGGACGCCGCGGGCGAGCGTCCCTACACGAACGTGGCGATCATTCACCACGAAACGACCACCGGCCGTCTGAACGATCTGACGGGCCTCTCGCGTGTGTGCCGCGAGCGCGGTATCGATCTGCTGGTCGACGGCGTGAGCAGCTTCGCCGCCGAAGCCATCGACTTTAACGACTCGGCCATCGTTGCCGTCGCCGCGACCGCGAACAAGTGCGTGCATGGCGTGCCCGGCGTGTCGTTCGTGCTCGTGCGCAAGGCAGCCCTCGCGAAGGCGTTCGCCCGTACCTACTATCTGGACATCGCACGCCTCGCCAAGCTGCAAGCCGAGCGCAACACGCCGTTCACACCGTCCGTACAGGCGTACTACGCCCTCGTCGAAGCCCTGCGCGAACTGGAAGAGGCTGGCGGCTGGGAAAAGCGTCACGCGCACTACGGTGCGCTCGCCGAGCAAGCGCGCGCCGGTCTGGCCGCACTGGGCATCGACAGCGTGCTGCCGCCGGGGGAATCGTCGGTCGTGCTGCGCGCGTACAAGCTCCCGGCGGGTGTGGACTACCCGCGTCTGCACGACTGGCTCAAGGCTGACGGATTCGTCATCTACGCTGGTCAGGGCGGTCTGTCGAAGGAACTGTTCCG
- the aepY gene encoding phosphonopyruvate decarboxylase has protein sequence MIEAGQFVEAARKHGFTWYTGVPCSFLTPFINYVLQDPTLHYLSAANEGDAVAIAAGATLGEGRGARSVTMMQNSGLGNAVSPLTSLTWTFRLPQLLIVTWRGQPGITDEPQHALMGPITPAMLDLMEVPWELFPTEPEAIGPALERAVRHMDETGRPYALVMQKGSVAPFPLQPSERPARPAQPAPVSVMRGVAPSDMPTRRDALARVIAHTPLEGTVVLASTGFCGRELYALDDRANQLYMVGSMGCVTTLALGLALARPDLRVVALDGDGAALMRMGAFATLGAYGPSNLIHLLLDNASHDSTGAQATVSPTVSFAGVAAASGYALALEGDTLDVIEQLFDGRSHSLNDGPRFACLTTRPGTPDGLPRPKVTPEAVKSRLMDHIAQRAQASA, from the coding sequence GTGATTGAGGCAGGTCAGTTCGTCGAAGCCGCGCGCAAGCACGGCTTCACGTGGTACACCGGCGTGCCGTGTTCGTTCCTCACGCCGTTCATCAACTACGTGCTGCAAGACCCGACGCTGCACTACCTGTCGGCGGCCAACGAGGGCGACGCGGTCGCCATCGCAGCAGGCGCGACGCTCGGCGAAGGCCGTGGCGCGCGCTCGGTCACGATGATGCAGAACTCGGGCCTCGGCAATGCCGTCAGCCCGCTGACGTCGCTCACGTGGACGTTCCGTCTGCCACAGTTGCTGATCGTGACGTGGCGCGGCCAGCCGGGCATTACCGACGAGCCGCAACACGCGCTCATGGGCCCGATCACGCCGGCCATGCTGGACCTGATGGAAGTGCCCTGGGAACTGTTCCCGACCGAGCCGGAGGCGATTGGCCCGGCGCTGGAACGGGCGGTGCGTCACATGGACGAGACCGGCCGCCCCTACGCGCTCGTGATGCAAAAGGGCAGCGTGGCGCCGTTCCCGCTGCAACCGTCGGAGCGCCCGGCGCGTCCCGCGCAACCGGCGCCGGTGTCGGTCATGCGCGGTGTTGCGCCGTCGGACATGCCGACGCGTCGCGACGCCCTCGCCCGCGTCATCGCGCACACGCCGCTCGAAGGCACCGTGGTGCTGGCGTCGACCGGTTTCTGCGGGCGCGAACTCTACGCGCTGGACGACCGCGCCAACCAGCTTTACATGGTCGGCTCGATGGGATGCGTGACGACGCTGGCGCTGGGCCTTGCGCTCGCGCGCCCGGACCTTCGCGTGGTCGCGCTCGATGGCGACGGCGCCGCGCTCATGCGCATGGGCGCATTCGCGACGCTGGGCGCTTACGGCCCGTCGAACCTCATCCATTTGCTGCTCGATAACGCGTCGCACGACTCGACCGGCGCACAGGCGACGGTCTCGCCGACGGTCTCGTTCGCCGGTGTCGCCGCCGCCAGCGGCTACGCGTTGGCGCTCGAAGGCGATACGCTCGACGTCATCGAGCAGTTGTTCGACGGCCGCAGCCATAGCCTGAACGACGGCCCGCGCTTCGCGTGTCTGACGACGCGCCCCGGCACGCCGGACGGTCTGCCGCGCCCGAAGGTGACGCCGGAAGCCGTGAAGTCGCGACTGATGGACCATATTGCACAACGCGCACAGGCCTCGGCCTGA
- the aepX gene encoding phosphoenolpyruvate mutase, which translates to MNAPDAFTPPPTATRAAQLRAMLLSNQLEFLMEAHNGISARIVREAGFKGIWASGLTISAQFGVRDNNEASWTQVVDNLEFMADASDLPILLDGDTGYGNFNNMRRLVRKLEQRGIAGVCIEDKVFPKTNSFIGGERQPLADIDEFCGKIKAGKDSQADDDFSIVARVEALIAGWGMEEALRRAEAYHQAGADAILIHSKLKRAEEIVQFAREWGNRCPLVIVPTKYYSTPTDVFREAGISLVIWANHLLRAATSAMQSVAAEIHRNETLINVEDRVATVDEIFRLQDADEYTQAEDRYLSAANAPRSAIVLAASRGKNLESVTTDRPKVMLPVAGKPLLRWLVDGFKKQNVNDITVVGGYRADAIDTAGITLAVNERHAETGELASLARVANAFTQDTVVSYGDLLFRSYIVRDLVESDAHFTVVVDSTAAVTANAANASVRDFAYCSAGDDRGLFGQQVLLEKISGNASDAGRTPNGRWIGLLGVRGDEGRAQLQRVFGALQTRADFDQLGMPELINALAADGAKIEVQYVHGHWRGVNDMEEFRRAADFAHGQTPFSGTAPETQGD; encoded by the coding sequence ATGAACGCTCCCGACGCATTTACCCCGCCGCCGACGGCAACGCGCGCAGCACAACTGCGTGCCATGCTGCTCAGCAATCAGCTCGAATTCCTGATGGAAGCCCACAACGGCATTTCCGCGCGTATCGTGCGCGAAGCCGGTTTCAAGGGCATCTGGGCGTCCGGTCTGACCATTTCGGCGCAGTTCGGCGTTCGCGACAACAACGAAGCCAGTTGGACGCAGGTCGTCGACAACCTCGAATTCATGGCCGACGCGAGCGATCTGCCGATCCTGCTCGACGGCGACACCGGCTACGGCAACTTCAACAACATGCGACGTCTCGTGCGCAAGCTCGAACAACGTGGCATCGCTGGCGTGTGCATCGAAGACAAGGTCTTCCCGAAGACCAACAGCTTCATCGGTGGCGAACGTCAGCCGCTGGCCGACATCGACGAGTTCTGCGGCAAGATCAAGGCCGGTAAGGACTCGCAGGCCGACGACGACTTCTCCATCGTTGCCCGTGTCGAAGCGCTGATCGCCGGTTGGGGCATGGAAGAAGCCTTGCGTCGTGCCGAGGCCTATCATCAGGCCGGGGCAGACGCCATCCTGATCCACAGCAAGCTCAAGCGTGCCGAGGAAATCGTGCAATTCGCGCGTGAGTGGGGCAACCGCTGCCCGCTGGTGATCGTGCCGACGAAGTACTACAGCACGCCGACCGACGTGTTCCGCGAAGCCGGGATCAGTCTCGTGATCTGGGCGAACCATCTGCTGCGCGCCGCGACGTCGGCCATGCAGTCGGTCGCTGCCGAGATTCACCGCAACGAAACGCTCATCAACGTCGAAGACCGCGTGGCCACCGTGGACGAGATTTTCCGCCTGCAGGACGCCGACGAGTACACGCAGGCCGAAGACCGCTACCTGTCCGCCGCCAATGCCCCGCGCTCGGCCATCGTGCTGGCCGCCAGCCGTGGCAAGAACCTGGAAAGCGTGACGACCGACCGTCCGAAGGTCATGCTGCCGGTCGCAGGCAAGCCGCTGCTGCGCTGGCTGGTCGACGGCTTCAAGAAGCAGAACGTGAACGACATTACGGTCGTGGGTGGCTATCGTGCCGACGCGATCGACACCGCCGGAATCACGCTCGCCGTCAACGAACGTCACGCCGAGACGGGCGAACTGGCCTCGCTCGCACGCGTTGCCAATGCCTTCACGCAAGACACCGTGGTGTCGTACGGCGACCTGCTGTTCCGCAGCTATATCGTGCGCGATCTGGTCGAGAGCGACGCCCACTTCACCGTCGTGGTCGACTCGACGGCGGCGGTCACCGCCAACGCGGCGAACGCTAGTGTGCGCGACTTCGCGTACTGCTCGGCGGGCGACGACCGCGGCCTGTTCGGCCAGCAAGTGCTGCTCGAGAAGATCAGCGGCAACGCCTCGGACGCGGGCCGCACGCCCAACGGCCGCTGGATCGGTCTGCTCGGTGTGCGCGGCGACGAAGGCCGCGCGCAACTCCAACGCGTTTTCGGCGCACTTCAGACGCGCGCCGACTTCGACCAGCTCGGTATGCCCGAACTGATCAACGCGCTGGCCGCCGACGGCGCAAAGATCGAAGTGCAATACGTGCACGGCCACTGGCGCGGTGTGAACGACATGGAAGAATTCCGCCGCGCGGCCGATTTCGCCCACGGTCAGACGCCGTTCAGCGGCACCGCTCCGGAGACGCAAGGTGATTGA
- a CDS encoding NTP transferase domain-containing protein, whose product MRAIILAAGMGLRLLQPEDKQSPKCLLKFDGMSLLERHLRMLAAAGITDVVLALGFHHEQVSEELERLNWTPRPKIYLNPEFNLGSVLTLHTTAEAMTAGGDVLVMDADVLYDQRIFNALVAGKTANRLLIDRDFEVGDEPVKLCLRDGVPVELRKQVMVGLEYDTVGESVGFFRFNEATATRLAEITRDYVESGRAKLPHEEAVRDLLLERGAQFETADVTGFPWIEIDYPEDVKRAADQVLPQLEPLTMVSE is encoded by the coding sequence ATGCGGGCCATCATTCTCGCAGCAGGCATGGGCCTGCGTTTGCTCCAGCCCGAAGACAAGCAGTCGCCCAAGTGCCTGCTGAAGTTCGACGGCATGTCGCTGCTGGAGCGTCACCTTCGCATGCTGGCAGCGGCCGGCATCACGGACGTGGTGCTCGCACTCGGGTTCCATCACGAGCAAGTGAGCGAGGAACTGGAGCGGCTGAACTGGACGCCGCGTCCCAAGATTTACCTCAACCCGGAATTCAATCTGGGGAGCGTGCTCACGCTGCACACCACGGCCGAGGCCATGACCGCCGGTGGCGACGTGCTCGTCATGGATGCGGACGTGCTCTACGACCAGCGCATTTTCAACGCCCTCGTGGCGGGCAAGACCGCCAACCGTCTGCTCATCGACCGCGACTTCGAAGTCGGCGACGAGCCGGTCAAGCTGTGCCTGCGCGACGGCGTACCGGTCGAGCTGCGCAAGCAGGTCATGGTCGGCCTCGAATACGACACCGTCGGCGAGTCCGTCGGTTTCTTCCGCTTCAACGAAGCGACGGCGACGCGTCTGGCGGAAATCACGCGCGATTACGTCGAATCGGGCCGTGCCAAGCTGCCGCACGAAGAAGCGGTGCGCGATCTGCTGCTCGAGCGCGGTGCGCAATTCGAAACCGCCGACGTCACGGGCTTCCCGTGGATCGAAATCGACTACCCTGAAGATGTGAAGCGCGCCGCCGATCAGGTGCTGCCGCAACTCGAACCGCTCACGATGGTGTCCGAATGA
- a CDS encoding flippase-like domain-containing protein — translation MNRTAIVSLTLGFALFVALLIWQGTGSVMSTLAAAGWGLLPIAAFHLVPLVLDAAAIQVFVSKSCTLGRATLTRWVGESVNSLLPAGQIGGPIAMVRQMKQRGMAGREAAAAITVSTTLQAVAQIVFALLGLAVFGISATQSTSDSLWLPMLLATALVSALLYAFYVAQRRGLFGWAFRMLSKMSSKRDWSSLLDRADAVDEIVQRMYGHRRQVLASFLLSLVGWIVGTVEVWLILQFIGHPVSWVDALLLESLGQAIRGAAFFVPGSLGVQEGGYLLLAPLVGLPADAALALSLAKRTRELLLGVPGLVYLHFSERGWRRQRAAQQSVSLPAATDTAPL, via the coding sequence ATGAACCGGACCGCCATCGTCTCACTCACCCTCGGTTTCGCCCTTTTCGTCGCCCTGCTGATCTGGCAGGGCACGGGATCGGTGATGTCCACGCTCGCGGCTGCCGGCTGGGGCCTGCTGCCCATCGCCGCCTTCCACCTCGTGCCGCTGGTGCTCGACGCCGCCGCCATTCAGGTGTTTGTGTCGAAGTCGTGCACGCTCGGGCGCGCCACGCTCACGCGCTGGGTCGGCGAATCGGTCAACAGCCTGCTGCCCGCCGGGCAGATCGGCGGTCCGATCGCAATGGTGCGTCAAATGAAACAACGCGGCATGGCCGGTCGCGAAGCGGCCGCCGCCATCACCGTCAGCACCACGCTGCAAGCCGTGGCGCAGATCGTCTTCGCGCTGCTGGGACTGGCCGTGTTCGGCATCAGCGCGACGCAGAGCACCAGCGACAGCCTGTGGCTGCCGATGTTGCTCGCGACGGCGCTCGTCTCCGCCCTGCTCTACGCGTTCTATGTCGCGCAGCGTCGTGGTCTCTTCGGCTGGGCGTTCCGCATGCTCTCGAAGATGTCGTCCAAGCGCGACTGGTCGTCGTTGCTCGACCGTGCGGATGCCGTCGACGAGATCGTGCAGCGCATGTACGGCCATCGCCGTCAGGTACTCGCCAGTTTTCTGCTCAGCCTCGTGGGCTGGATCGTCGGCACCGTCGAAGTCTGGCTGATCCTGCAATTCATCGGGCATCCGGTGAGCTGGGTCGACGCGCTGCTGCTGGAAAGTCTCGGGCAGGCGATTCGTGGTGCTGCCTTCTTCGTGCCGGGTTCGCTCGGCGTGCAGGAAGGCGGTTACCTGCTGCTCGCCCCGCTCGTGGGTCTGCCGGCCGATGCCGCGCTGGCCCTGTCGCTGGCCAAACGTACGCGCGAGCTGCTGCTCGGCGTGCCGGGCCTCGTCTATCTGCATTTCTCCGAACGTGGCTGGCGTCGTCAGCGCGCTGCGCAACAAAGCGTGTCGCTGCCTGCTGCCACGGATACTGCACCGCTCTAA
- a CDS encoding HalD/BesD family halogenase, giving the protein MKTEAETTETSPAAAPVVALAPAAFAADAEIERALDAVDFDGVTREFKSQDAFVYMEKFLPRSVTEQLIAAARAVTPSVNRNYLPGHKQGGSVSRHTLDELAPFVAELYRSPALIGFLERLAGEKLLPSPQEDPHAYALYYYTRPGDHIGWHYDTSYYEGRRYTLLLGVVDQSSCKLEYRLHTRNPGVAQVDGAVAYPPGALVFFDGDKLHHRITPLGDNEERISLTFEYVTDPRMGTWQRFISNMKDAVAYFGFRQVFRQIFGRTKR; this is encoded by the coding sequence GTGAAGACCGAGGCGGAAACAACCGAGACGAGTCCGGCAGCCGCACCGGTCGTCGCGCTGGCGCCCGCCGCGTTTGCCGCAGACGCCGAGATCGAACGCGCGCTCGACGCAGTGGACTTCGATGGTGTCACGCGCGAGTTCAAGTCGCAGGACGCCTTCGTCTATATGGAGAAGTTCCTGCCGCGCTCGGTCACGGAGCAACTGATCGCCGCTGCGCGCGCCGTCACGCCGAGCGTGAACCGCAACTATCTGCCCGGTCACAAGCAGGGGGGCAGTGTGAGCCGTCATACGCTCGACGAGTTGGCCCCGTTCGTCGCCGAGTTGTACCGCTCGCCCGCACTGATCGGCTTCCTGGAGCGGCTGGCCGGCGAGAAGCTGCTGCCGTCGCCACAGGAAGATCCGCATGCGTATGCGCTGTATTACTACACGCGTCCGGGCGACCACATCGGCTGGCACTATGACACGTCCTATTACGAGGGCCGCCGCTACACGCTTCTGCTCGGCGTGGTGGACCAATCGAGCTGCAAACTCGAATACCGGCTGCACACGCGCAATCCCGGCGTCGCGCAAGTCGACGGCGCTGTGGCGTATCCGCCGGGCGCGCTGGTGTTCTTCGACGGGGACAAGCTGCATCACCGGATCACGCCGCTCGGCGATAACGAGGAGCGTATTTCGCTCACGTTCGAGTATGTGACCGACCCGCGCATGGGCACCTGGCAGCGCTTCATCTCGAATATGAAGGACGCTGTTGCCTACTTCGGTTTCCGGCAAGTGTTTCGTCAGATTTTTGGACGGACGAAACGCTAA